The following proteins are co-located in the Myroides profundi genome:
- a CDS encoding efflux transporter outer membrane subunit — translation MKKQTLYRALPIAVLAVTMQSCIVSKNYERPEVTNEAQFRTDNISQDTLSMANMSWKELFSDQTLIQYIEHGLENNLDIRIALENINAAHAYMQQGKWGYAPTLNLGANYTHSVLSKNGPQGIAFGDTRVKNDMYDVTGQFSWELDVWGKIRSDKRAAGASYLQTLSAHQAVKTQLISTIATTYFQLVALDEQKRVTEQTIVNRTNSLETIEALKESGQVNEVAVKQTQAQLFNAKALLVDLENNIKLTENAFSILLGNNPGTITRGELKSQKLNADLSVGVPLQLLSNRPDVRAAEYGLINAFEMTNVSRANFYPAFRLTANGGLQSLDFDNLFNTSSLFANFIGGLTQPLLNGRKVRTAHEVAKAKQESAYLSYKLSILNASKEVSDALYTYHSSSDKLKLKKQEYEAYNLATEYSEELLVQGMANYLDVLTARESALAAELSYINTELAQLTSIVQLYRAVGGGIK, via the coding sequence ATGAAAAAACAAACTTTATATAGAGCTTTACCTATTGCTGTTTTAGCTGTTACTATGCAGTCTTGTATCGTATCTAAGAATTACGAGAGACCTGAAGTAACTAACGAAGCGCAATTCCGTACTGATAACATATCTCAAGATACTCTTTCTATGGCAAATATGTCATGGAAAGAGCTATTCTCTGATCAAACGCTTATTCAATACATTGAACACGGATTAGAGAACAACTTAGATATCAGAATCGCATTAGAGAATATCAATGCTGCTCACGCTTATATGCAACAAGGTAAATGGGGATACGCTCCTACATTAAACCTAGGTGCTAACTATACTCACTCAGTATTATCTAAAAACGGACCTCAAGGAATCGCTTTCGGAGATACTAGAGTTAAAAATGACATGTATGATGTTACAGGACAGTTCTCTTGGGAACTAGATGTATGGGGTAAAATCAGAAGTGATAAAAGAGCTGCAGGTGCTAGTTACCTACAAACTCTTTCTGCTCACCAGGCTGTAAAAACTCAGTTAATCTCTACTATCGCTACAACGTATTTTCAATTAGTAGCTTTAGATGAACAAAAACGTGTAACAGAACAAACTATCGTAAACAGAACTAACAGTTTAGAAACAATTGAAGCTTTAAAAGAATCTGGACAAGTGAATGAGGTAGCTGTTAAGCAAACTCAAGCACAGTTATTCAATGCAAAAGCTCTTTTAGTTGATCTTGAAAACAATATCAAACTAACAGAGAACGCATTCAGTATTCTATTAGGTAATAATCCTGGTACGATCACTAGAGGAGAACTTAAGAGTCAAAAACTTAATGCAGACCTTTCTGTTGGTGTTCCACTTCAATTATTAAGCAATAGACCTGATGTAAGAGCTGCTGAGTATGGATTAATTAACGCTTTTGAAATGACTAATGTTTCTAGAGCGAACTTCTATCCTGCTTTCAGACTTACAGCTAATGGTGGTTTACAGAGTTTAGATTTTGATAACTTATTCAATACAAGCTCTCTATTTGCAAACTTCATCGGTGGTTTAACTCAACCTTTATTAAATGGTAGAAAAGTTAGAACGGCACATGAAGTAGCTAAAGCAAAACAAGAATCTGCTTACCTAAGTTATAAACTATCTATTCTTAATGCATCAAAAGAAGTTTCTGATGCATTGTATACTTACCATAGTTCTTCAGATAAGTTAAAACTTAAAAAGCAAGAATACGAAGCATATAACCTAGCTACTGAATACTCAGAAGAGTTATTAGTACAAGGTATGGCTAACTACCTAGATGTATTGACAGCTAGAGAGAGTGCACTTGCTGCAGAATTAAGTTACATTAATACAGAATTAGCACAACTTACCTCTATCGTACAGCTTTATAGAGCTGTCGGAGGTGGTATAAAATAA
- a CDS encoding thioredoxin family protein, giving the protein MSKFGELVTADVPVLIHFYAQWNEACTTMNPVLIDVAAAMGDRLRIVKIDVEKNGELVEALRIKQVPTMMLYKRGSMIWRQSGVMDANSLINVTKTL; this is encoded by the coding sequence ATGTCAAAATTCGGAGAGTTAGTAACAGCAGATGTTCCTGTTTTAATCCACTTTTATGCACAGTGGAACGAAGCATGTACTACTATGAATCCTGTCTTAATCGATGTGGCGGCAGCCATGGGGGATAGGTTGCGTATAGTAAAAATAGATGTTGAGAAAAATGGTGAATTAGTAGAGGCTTTAAGAATAAAGCAAGTGCCTACTATGATGCTGTATAAAAGAGGTAGTATGATCTGGCGCCAAAGTGGTGTTATGGATGCAAACTCTCTTATCAATGTCACTAAGACACTATAA
- a CDS encoding metallophosphoesterase — protein MGRFIVLLLVFIIIEFYCFQAVRQVTKNKLMRWGYVVVSLLGIIYIIYGFSQFDRNHARNHQSLVAGALVILFYLPKAIITILLITEDVVRIGRGIWNYSKGVKVKKEDIESFVPGRRKFVSHLAFGIASIPFISVLHGITIGRYKFEVRKNIIEFEDLPEAFDGFKFTHISDIHSGSFDNEEKIRYAVELINSQESDALLFTGDLVNSLADEMIPWYDVFNKIRHYKYGKYSILGNHDYGDYAHWDTEEERQKNFKGICEISPKLGFRLLRNEHVWFEKDGQRIAVVGVENWGVRGHFQKLGDLDKSTEGVSSKDFKILMSHDPSHWEAKILEHKKNFQLTLAGHTHGSQFGIEIPGFIKWSPIQYVYKQWAGLYEKMGKYIYVNRGFGYHAYQGRTGIWPEITVIELRRKK, from the coding sequence TTTATTATAATAGAGTTTTATTGTTTCCAGGCCGTTCGTCAGGTGACTAAAAATAAGCTAATGAGATGGGGCTATGTGGTGGTCTCTTTATTGGGTATTATATATATTATATATGGTTTTTCACAGTTTGATCGCAATCACGCTAGGAATCATCAGTCGCTAGTAGCAGGAGCTTTAGTTATCTTATTCTATTTGCCTAAAGCGATTATTACCATATTACTAATTACTGAGGATGTAGTAAGAATAGGTAGAGGTATCTGGAATTATAGTAAAGGCGTTAAAGTAAAGAAAGAGGATATAGAATCTTTCGTGCCAGGGCGAAGAAAGTTTGTATCTCATCTTGCTTTTGGGATAGCGTCTATACCTTTTATCTCTGTGCTACACGGTATCACGATAGGTAGATATAAATTTGAGGTTAGAAAGAATATTATAGAGTTTGAGGATTTGCCAGAGGCGTTTGATGGATTTAAGTTTACTCATATTTCTGATATACACAGTGGGAGTTTTGACAATGAAGAGAAGATTAGATATGCAGTAGAGTTAATTAATAGTCAAGAATCAGATGCACTGTTATTTACTGGAGACTTAGTGAATAGTCTAGCAGATGAGATGATTCCGTGGTATGATGTGTTCAATAAAATACGCCATTATAAGTATGGGAAATACTCTATATTAGGAAATCATGATTATGGAGATTATGCACATTGGGATACAGAAGAAGAGAGACAAAAGAACTTTAAGGGTATCTGTGAAATCAGTCCAAAGTTAGGTTTCAGATTATTGAGAAATGAGCATGTGTGGTTTGAGAAAGATGGTCAACGTATAGCAGTGGTAGGAGTAGAGAACTGGGGAGTACGTGGACACTTTCAGAAACTAGGAGATTTAGATAAGTCTACAGAAGGAGTGAGCTCTAAAGACTTTAAGATCTTAATGAGTCATGATCCATCACACTGGGAAGCTAAGATATTAGAACATAAAAAGAACTTTCAGTTGACTTTAGCAGGTCATACACATGGTAGTCAGTTCGGTATAGAGATACCTGGATTTATAAAATGGAGTCCTATACAGTACGTGTATAAGCAGTGGGCAGGACTTTATGAGAAGATGGGTAAGTATATTTATGTAAATAGAGGATTTGGATATCATGCTTATCAAGGACGTACAGGAATCTGGCCAGAGATCACAGTGATAGAATTAAGGCGAAAAAAGTAA
- a CDS encoding efflux RND transporter permease subunit, translating to MLKTFIERPVLSTVISILIVILGVLGLTVLPVTQYPDIAPPTVQIAASYPGANAETVMQSVVIPIEEQVNGVENMDYITSTASNDGSASIQVVFKQGVDPDIAAVNVQNRVARATPLLPAEVTRSGVTTQKQQTSALMFLSFYSTSPNYDAIYIQNYMNINVIPVLKRVSGVGDATAFGSRNYSMRIWIDPAKMKAYGLVPSDVVRVLNEQSLEAAAGQLGENNAEAFQYVIKYSGKYKTQDQYENIVVKSLGNGQVLYLKDVAKIELGAMSYVGSSEQNGNPAVAMAIYQTPGSNAQEIIQNLHTELENMKTTFPDGINYTVLMDTNEFLDASISKVISTLIEAFLLVFVVVYIFLQDFRSTLIPLIAVPVAIVGTFFFLSVFGFSINLLTLFALVLAIGIVVDDAIVVVEAVHAKMEETGQDAKEASLNTMSEISGAIISITLVMSAVFIPVTFIPGPTGVFYKQFGITLIVAILISAVNALTLSPALCALFLRQHDHHEGKKRNFVQRFFDAFNVAFNKLTHKYGNSFKFLLKHKWTTFAILLACLGITYYAAKTMPSGFVPNEDRGFIMGNIELPAGASQDRVTSLQQQFSKVVQQIPGVEGVTIVSGFSFINGQGSNYGMAMIKLDDFKDRTTPELATDAIIGKLFGIAATQFQDARMIFFQPPSIPGFGMSSGFEMKLLDKTGGALTDFDQKSKEYLGALMQRPEILYAQSSFNTNYAQYELDLNIPRAKESGVLVSDIFSALQGYIGGIYAADFTRFGKQYRVMVQSLPEYRSDKNSLNEIYVRTASGEMAPVTQFVDLKKVYGPQSVNRYNLFTSSNITGAPKPGYSSGDAIKAVQEVAAQTLSTDYGIDFTGLSREEISSGNQTVMIFALCIIFVYFLLSAQYESYLLPLAVILSLPTGIMGAFIAQKYAGLENNIYFQIALVMLVGLLAKNAILIVEFALQRRQHGESIAESAINGAKARLRPILMTSFAFILGMMPLVFAKGVGDVGNRSIGTGAAFGLLIGTILGVFVIPVLYAIFQYIQEKIKPIKFVEHKSE from the coding sequence ATGTTAAAAACATTTATTGAAAGACCTGTACTATCTACAGTTATTTCTATACTTATAGTAATACTAGGGGTACTGGGCTTAACAGTACTTCCAGTGACGCAATACCCAGATATTGCTCCTCCTACTGTACAGATTGCAGCTTCATATCCTGGAGCGAATGCTGAGACAGTAATGCAATCTGTAGTTATTCCTATCGAAGAACAGGTGAACGGGGTTGAAAACATGGACTATATTACCTCTACAGCATCGAATGATGGTAGTGCTAGTATACAAGTTGTGTTTAAACAAGGAGTTGACCCAGATATCGCTGCTGTAAACGTACAAAACCGTGTGGCACGTGCTACACCACTTTTACCTGCAGAGGTAACACGTTCAGGGGTAACTACTCAGAAACAACAAACGAGTGCATTAATGTTCTTGTCTTTCTATTCGACAAGTCCTAACTACGATGCTATCTACATCCAAAACTACATGAATATTAACGTTATTCCTGTACTTAAACGTGTAAGTGGTGTTGGAGATGCAACAGCATTTGGTTCTCGTAACTATTCTATGCGTATTTGGATTGATCCAGCTAAGATGAAAGCTTATGGATTAGTTCCTTCTGACGTAGTAAGAGTACTAAACGAACAAAGTTTAGAGGCTGCTGCTGGTCAATTAGGTGAAAACAATGCTGAAGCATTCCAATATGTAATTAAATATAGTGGTAAATATAAAACTCAAGACCAATACGAAAATATCGTAGTAAAGTCATTGGGTAATGGACAAGTACTATACCTTAAAGATGTAGCTAAAATAGAATTAGGCGCAATGTCTTACGTAGGTAGTTCTGAACAAAATGGTAACCCTGCAGTAGCAATGGCTATCTACCAAACACCTGGTTCTAACGCTCAAGAAATTATTCAGAACTTACATACTGAACTTGAGAATATGAAGACTACGTTCCCTGATGGTATTAACTATACAGTACTGATGGATACGAACGAATTCTTAGATGCATCTATTAGTAAAGTAATCAGTACACTTATAGAAGCATTCTTACTAGTATTCGTAGTGGTATATATCTTCTTACAGGATTTCCGTTCTACGTTAATTCCTTTGATTGCTGTACCAGTTGCTATTGTAGGTACATTCTTCTTCCTAAGTGTATTCGGGTTCTCAATTAACTTGTTAACACTGTTTGCTCTTGTACTGGCCATTGGTATTGTGGTAGATGATGCCATCGTAGTGGTAGAGGCCGTGCACGCGAAAATGGAAGAGACAGGCCAAGATGCAAAAGAAGCGAGTTTAAACACCATGAGTGAAATCTCAGGTGCTATTATCTCGATTACATTAGTAATGTCTGCTGTATTTATACCTGTAACCTTTATTCCAGGTCCTACGGGAGTATTCTATAAGCAGTTTGGTATTACACTTATTGTTGCGATCTTAATCTCGGCTGTTAATGCCTTGACATTGAGTCCAGCATTATGTGCTTTATTCTTAAGACAACATGATCACCACGAAGGAAAGAAAAGAAACTTTGTTCAACGCTTCTTTGATGCATTCAACGTTGCTTTCAACAAATTAACTCACAAATACGGTAACTCATTTAAGTTCTTATTAAAACATAAATGGACTACGTTTGCAATCTTACTTGCGTGTTTAGGTATCACATATTATGCTGCTAAAACAATGCCTAGTGGATTCGTACCTAACGAAGACCGTGGATTCATCATGGGTAATATCGAATTACCTGCAGGTGCTTCTCAAGACCGTGTAACGAGTTTACAACAACAGTTCTCTAAAGTAGTACAGCAAATCCCAGGAGTAGAAGGGGTAACTATCGTATCAGGATTCTCATTCATCAACGGACAAGGTTCTAACTACGGTATGGCGATGATTAAGTTAGATGACTTTAAAGATAGAACTACACCAGAATTAGCTACTGATGCAATCATTGGTAAACTGTTTGGTATCGCTGCTACACAGTTCCAAGATGCTAGAATGATTTTCTTCCAACCGCCAAGTATACCTGGTTTCGGTATGTCTTCAGGTTTTGAGATGAAATTATTAGATAAAACTGGAGGTGCGCTTACTGACTTTGACCAAAAATCAAAAGAGTACTTAGGTGCATTAATGCAACGTCCTGAAATCTTATATGCTCAATCATCATTTAATACGAACTATGCTCAGTATGAATTAGATCTTAATATTCCTCGTGCAAAAGAATCAGGAGTATTAGTAAGTGATATTTTCTCTGCTCTTCAAGGGTATATCGGAGGTATCTATGCAGCTGACTTTACTCGTTTTGGTAAACAATACCGTGTAATGGTACAGTCTTTACCTGAGTACAGATCAGACAAAAATAGCTTAAACGAGATTTATGTAAGAACTGCTTCAGGAGAAATGGCTCCAGTAACTCAGTTTGTTGATTTGAAAAAAGTATATGGTCCACAGTCAGTGAACCGTTATAACTTATTTACATCTTCGAATATCACAGGAGCTCCTAAACCAGGATACAGTTCTGGAGATGCAATTAAAGCGGTACAAGAAGTAGCTGCTCAAACATTGAGCACTGATTACGGTATTGACTTTACAGGTCTATCTCGTGAAGAGATTAGCTCTGGTAACCAAACTGTGATGATCTTTGCTTTATGTATTATTTTCGTTTACTTCTTATTATCTGCTCAGTATGAAAGTTACTTATTACCATTGGCTGTAATCTTATCATTACCTACTGGTATCATGGGAGCGTTCATCGCACAGAAATATGCAGGATTAGAAAACAATATTTACTTCCAGATTGCACTGGTGATGCTGGTCGGGCTTCTTGCTAAGAATGCTATTCTTATTGTGGAGTTCGCTTTACAGAGACGTCAGCATGGAGAGTCGATAGCAGAGTCTGCAATCAACGGTGCTAAAGCTCGTCTAAGACCGATCTTAATGACCTCTTTTGCCTTCATTTTAGGTATGATGCCATTAGTATTCGCTAAAGGTGTTGGAGATGTAGGTAACAGATCTATTGGTACTGGTGCGGCATTTGGTCTATTGATTGGTACTATACTTGGAGTATTCGTAATCCCAGTACTTTACGCTATCTTCCAGTACATACAAGAAAAAATTAAACCGATTAAATTCGTAGAGCACAAGTCAGAATAA
- the pepE gene encoding dipeptidase PepE → MFYLNDLFLQKLFIHMKNLIIASTSTIYNGTYLEYLLPTLKEHFKNISTLLFIPYARPGGITHDQYTEKVRTAFATINIDVKGIHEYTNPVEAVQQAEGIFTGGGNTFLLVQQLYKNNVLNTVIDVVNNGTPYLGCSAGSNICGLTMETTNDMPIVYPPSFKTFGFVPFNLNPHYLDPIEGSTHMGETRETRINEFHAFNTQPVVGLREGSWLEVKGDQITLKGELDARIFEQNKEAYEVKTNTDLSHLN, encoded by the coding sequence ATGTTCTATTTAAACGACTTATTTTTACAAAAATTATTTATCCACATGAAAAATCTAATTATTGCGAGTACTTCTACCATATATAATGGAACTTATCTAGAGTACTTATTACCAACTTTAAAAGAACATTTTAAGAACATATCTACTTTATTGTTTATCCCTTATGCACGTCCAGGAGGCATCACGCATGATCAATATACAGAAAAAGTAAGAACCGCTTTTGCTACTATCAATATTGATGTCAAAGGAATACATGAGTACACTAACCCTGTAGAAGCTGTACAACAAGCAGAGGGAATCTTCACAGGAGGAGGAAACACCTTCTTATTGGTACAACAACTCTATAAAAACAATGTTCTTAATACGGTAATAGATGTAGTAAATAATGGAACTCCATATCTAGGATGTAGTGCAGGAAGTAATATCTGTGGGCTTACAATGGAAACGACTAATGATATGCCTATCGTATACCCACCTTCATTCAAGACATTTGGTTTTGTACCCTTTAATCTAAACCCTCATTATCTAGATCCGATCGAAGGCTCTACTCACATGGGAGAAACCAGAGAAACACGTATCAATGAGTTCCACGCTTTTAATACACAACCTGTAGTAGGACTTAGAGAAGGTAGTTGGTTAGAAGTAAAAGGAGACCAAATCACGCTAAAAGGTGAATTAGACGCTAGAATATTTGAACAAAATAAAGAAGCTTACGAAGTAAAAACGAATACAGACTTAAGCCATCTTAACTAA
- a CDS encoding polysaccharide deacetylase family protein, protein MNISRLLLPLLFPKYTWKRPNTQKHIYLTFDDGPIPEVTEWVLDILKQYQVKATFFCIGDNVRKHPAIFNRILQEGHQVGNHTFNHLNGWKNANEVYINNFYLSTEEMSKHTSFENRTRLFRPPYGKIKKQQAKTVISEGYEIIMWSNLTKDYDKNTTPEQCYKRAIKNMAPGSIIVFHDSIKASHNLYYALPKTIDYLLSKGYTFSTL, encoded by the coding sequence ATGAATATCTCTAGATTACTTCTTCCTCTTCTTTTTCCAAAATACACTTGGAAAAGGCCAAATACTCAAAAGCACATTTACTTAACTTTTGACGATGGCCCTATACCCGAAGTCACAGAATGGGTATTAGATATACTGAAGCAGTATCAGGTAAAAGCTACATTCTTCTGCATAGGTGATAATGTAAGAAAACACCCTGCTATATTCAATAGAATCTTACAAGAAGGACATCAGGTAGGAAACCATACTTTTAATCACTTAAATGGATGGAAAAATGCAAATGAAGTATATATAAACAATTTTTACTTATCAACGGAAGAAATGTCTAAACACACTAGCTTTGAGAACAGAACACGCCTATTCAGACCTCCTTATGGTAAAATAAAAAAGCAACAAGCTAAAACTGTAATATCTGAAGGATATGAGATCATCATGTGGTCAAATCTTACCAAAGATTATGATAAGAACACCACTCCTGAACAATGTTATAAAAGAGCCATAAAGAATATGGCTCCTGGAAGTATTATTGTATTTCATGATAGTATCAAGGCTAGTCATAATTTATACTATGCCTTACCTAAGACTATCGACTACTTATTATCTAAAGGGTATACCTTCTCTACGTTATAG
- a CDS encoding GbsR/MarR family transcriptional regulator produces the protein MQYDQDLVDLFQDCCAHHELVHHFSPLTAQIYTYIMFNNNRDGVTFDELVEKLNASKSSVSTSLNLLISNNQIEHFNKIDERKRYFRLNPNYMTLRLQIIRDVLEREHALCLKMRKFVEEGILKTDNCNNKVELYIEHLSKSKNHLADTIEKLKSTN, from the coding sequence ATGCAATACGACCAAGATTTAGTAGACTTATTCCAAGATTGTTGCGCTCACCATGAACTGGTGCACCATTTCTCACCATTGACTGCACAGATTTATACATATATTATGTTTAATAATAACAGAGATGGCGTGACTTTTGATGAATTAGTTGAAAAATTAAATGCAAGTAAAAGTTCTGTTTCTACAAGTTTAAATCTACTGATCTCAAATAATCAGATTGAGCATTTCAACAAGATTGACGAAAGAAAGAGATACTTCAGACTAAATCCTAACTACATGACTCTTAGATTACAAATAATCAGGGATGTATTAGAACGCGAGCATGCATTATGTCTTAAAATGCGTAAATTCGTTGAGGAAGGTATTTTAAAAACAGACAATTGCAATAATAAAGTAGAACTTTATATAGAGCATTTATCAAAAAGTAAAAACCATTTAGCAGATACAATAGAAAAATTAAAAAGTACAAATTAA
- a CDS encoding efflux RND transporter periplasmic adaptor subunit: MKRYLQSITFAAIAITVASCGNKDQQQGGPQALPYKVIEVPTQNVTGYKNYPTNIQGKVASSVRAKIAGYIQEVYVDEGAIVRKGQPLFRLETNTLNESADAAKAAIRTAEAQVNVAQVNVDKLVPLVNKGIISKIQLETAEANLASAKSQVANAKAQHKSIVANIDYAVVKSPIDGIVGQINFREGALVSPSDPQPLTVVSDDSDVFAYFTLNEKEYFDFLEKIEGKSLKEKLSHLPTVKLQLANGQIYEQAGKIETISGQINPTTGTVQLRAAFNNPNRLLANGNSGTLLLPNEYTNVLVVPESATFEQQGQVYVYTVANDTAKATKIEVIDRINKLAIVKEGVKKGEKIIGTGLGTLRSGSPITPVPEKFEKINEDIKSTF, encoded by the coding sequence ATGAAACGTTATTTACAATCGATCACTTTCGCTGCAATCGCTATCACTGTAGCGTCATGCGGAAACAAAGATCAACAACAAGGAGGGCCTCAAGCATTACCTTACAAAGTAATCGAAGTACCTACTCAAAATGTAACAGGTTATAAAAACTACCCAACTAACATTCAAGGGAAAGTTGCTAGTAGCGTTCGTGCTAAAATAGCTGGATACATTCAAGAAGTTTATGTAGACGAAGGGGCTATCGTTAGAAAAGGACAACCTCTATTCAGACTTGAGACTAACACTTTAAACGAAAGTGCTGATGCAGCTAAAGCAGCAATCAGAACAGCTGAAGCTCAAGTAAATGTTGCTCAAGTAAACGTTGACAAATTGGTGCCTTTAGTAAACAAAGGGATTATCAGTAAAATCCAGTTAGAAACTGCTGAAGCTAACTTAGCTAGTGCAAAAAGCCAAGTAGCTAATGCTAAGGCACAACACAAAAGTATAGTTGCTAATATTGACTACGCTGTAGTAAAAAGCCCTATTGACGGTATTGTAGGACAAATTAACTTCCGTGAAGGAGCACTTGTTAGTCCAAGTGACCCTCAACCATTAACTGTAGTATCAGACGACAGTGATGTGTTTGCTTACTTTACTCTTAATGAAAAAGAGTACTTCGATTTCTTAGAGAAAATAGAAGGAAAATCATTAAAAGAAAAATTAAGTCACTTACCTACTGTAAAATTACAGTTAGCTAATGGACAAATATATGAGCAAGCAGGAAAGATCGAAACTATCTCAGGGCAGATTAATCCAACTACTGGAACAGTACAGTTAAGAGCTGCTTTTAATAACCCTAACAGATTGCTAGCAAATGGTAATAGTGGTACATTATTACTTCCTAATGAATATACTAATGTATTAGTAGTTCCTGAATCAGCTACATTCGAACAACAAGGTCAAGTATATGTGTATACTGTGGCAAACGATACAGCTAAGGCTACTAAGATCGAAGTAATCGATAGAATCAATAAGTTGGCAATCGTAAAAGAAGGTGTCAAAAAAGGAGAAAAAATCATTGGAACTGGATTAGGTACATTACGTAGTGGATCACCAATTACTCCAGTACCAGAGAAATTTGAAAAAATTAACGAAGACATCAAATCAACATTCTAA